The Gadus macrocephalus chromosome 1, ASM3116895v1 DNA window tctGTAAAATAGGAGGGGTCTGCTATACTTATCTGCGCCCCCTTCTCAAGCGAGAGGGCCCCTTGCACCTGCTGCTGTGAAACCCAATGCCCAACCTCTTTTTTCTTTGCCTCCCAATTATTATGTTTTCATCTGCTGGGCGGATGTTGTAGTAAAAAGGGCCTTTCAATCCTGCATACACCAGGCACATTACACATGGATTAAAGACATACACGATACGCTGTTCCTAGTTCATGCACATAGTATATGCTTTGAAGAATATACACTTATTTTCTAAATgccttttacaaaaaaaatattttgtacaGAGCCCCCGTGGACACTTGTTGATTCTGTGTTCGGATATTCATAAGATGGCACATTAATATATGAAAgtaaatgttgttttttgttacCACTGATGATACAGTGTTGCAGATGTGGACCATTCTATCACAGCTTATAGACCTAATTGAAATGTTATTATTGTCATGAAATTTAATATTTGAATTTGAACAGTGCAGTTAAATCAGCACAATGTATGTTTTCCAATTATCAGCCTATAGTGGCTTGAGGTGTAGCTACAGTTATAGAGTGGGTCAAATGTACGCATATAATGTATACGCATTTAAAAATGTCCGATTTTATATAAAACTCATTAACTATGTTCTCCTAGACCATTTTGTCTACTTTACATTCCATGTGCCAAgttagacatacacaaacaaattaaAGGGGCTGGGTATATGATGTAGGCTAGTCTACATAATTTGACACAACAAAGATGCACTTGTTAAGAAGGAGTAGGTTGATCAAGTGTGGATGAGGTGGCTGCATTCATGCAAGGTGAACCAGCAAGCCATGGGCAGATGTAACGATATCAATGACTAGGCCCTACTTGCCGGCCATCCAGAGAGGATGAATTGTGGATATCATTTAGCAAGAAAAAAGTTAAGAGTCCCAGTGTGTAACATTTAAACTAGCTTGTAGCTTATAATATCCTGGACACAGTTCAGTGCTGATCTATAGTCATTTCAGTAATGGGATCATAAAATCACATCCTATAACTGAAATATTCTACAAATAAAACAATGCTCACCAGCCCGTCAATCTCTTTGATTACAAGAATCCAACAATCGACTCTATCacaacccctcccactcacacccCCCATCCAGCTGAGCTACACTAGCTTGCGTCACACAGTTGCACTGCAAGTCAGAGTTGACAGAACAGTATGAATTCAATTTTTTAATTCTGAAAGTCTTAACTAAATGAGAATGACTCCATCATTGCGACTCCAAAGGAGcacaaatattaaatatttgtgATTTTTTTGGTACACTTAATATGAATTGCCCCCTGTGGTTAAGAAATAATAAAGTACAATAAAGACATCCATACCAATCATTGCTACAAGGTCATTGCTAACAGTACTATTTCAAGAACGCATCAAAAATGAAGAGTGAAACTGTTGCCTCATCCACTGAACACACCCTCGTGTTGAGCTCCCTGCCCACGCAGAATGCCATCACTAAGTTAACTGATCAAAGTCAGACTTTCCTGTAGGCCTAGACTTTCTTTATTAGACAACCtttcttctttgtttttgtttaacaaCTTTCACAAAAAGTTACGCTTTGAAACATTTCCACACACTTGCTGTGGACGACCATTCCATCTTTCATCCATGCAAATCCACACAtaccatacacacaacacacataccatacacacaacacacataccacacacactacAGGCATACCAAAAGCGCATTCACGGGCACGCGCAGGCTCTGACCTCCTTCTCGGAATATAACAAAAACTCCTGGGCGTAAACATATTTCACAAGGGATGTAGATGTGACTAATGCAGTcactatttcatttttttttcttcatttagACTTTGGGAAATACAAATTGAGAGTAATATATTAGATCCTATTATAATCTGTTTCAATATTGTAGAATAGAGGGACACCCAAGTGTATGCATAAGTATAATGTATAGTGATATACTGTCAATGTTTTTGCATACGGGTAAAGACATCATTCCTTATTCTCAGACAGTCCTAGTATGTTAAACCATTATCCTGACCATTACCTTGTTATCTAATATTATCAAATTGTAATATTTCAATGTATGCACATTCAAATTTTTATCATATTGTATTACAGGCGATATTACTGAATTTGGTATTTGTTTTTactgttattattttaaataatcaTCATGTTGTATATTATTTCCTTTTCTTGTTTTGGCAATGCAAATGTGcaaatgagagaaagagagagagacgcaaacacacacacacacacacacacacacacacacacacacacacacacacacacacacacacacacacacacacacacacacacacacacacccacacactcacacacacacacacacacacacacacacacacacacacacacacacacacacacacacacacacacacacacacacacacacacaaacgtgggAATCCCATTAACATAGAGAACCGGATATCTTGGCGTCACCAGAAGGGGCGTGTTGCGCTGAGCTCAGACGGTCCAGAGGAGCTGGGCATGTACAAACATATCCTGCCCTTCTCCACATTTAAGCGATCAGCCAGTTAAGGAGTGTGTACAAAGACTAGGCTACTCTGGGAAGCCGTATTATATTAGGGTTGTTGATTTTCTGTTGTTATCCTCTGGTAAATGATTTGAACTCCTAGCTCACACGgaaacttttatttttcttcaataGTGGATTAACGAAGGTTGACAACATCTGGAACATCCAGCGCACATGTCTCCTTGTTATGGAAGGACTACACACTAGGCGACCGCTTTCATAATTTCATTTATTAACAAACCGGTTTATTCATAGACTACTTCTTTGCAGTTATGTCCCTTCCGGCCAAAGTGATCAGAGATGGACTTTTGGAGAAGCGCAGCAGCGGTCTGCTCCAGCTGTGGAAGAAGAAGCGCTGTGTGCTCACGGAGGACGGCTTGCGCCTGCACAAGTGTAGGAGCGCCGGCAGCGGCAGCGACGCGCAGACCGCTGCGTTCGGCTCCAAGGCTAAAGAGCTGCGCTTCGAGCGCATGGCCACCGTGGACTGCGTGGAGTACAAACGCGGGCTGGTGTACTTCACGGTCGTCATGGCCCCCGGAAAGGAGATTGACTTCAGGTGCCCCCAGGAGGGGACCTCTTGGAACGCGGAGATAGCGTTGGCGCTGGTGCGATACAAGAACCTCCAGGCAGTGCAGACCGGGAAGAACCGccacctgtcctcctcctcgtcccacaTAGGGGATGGCGAGGAGCTGTGAGGGGTCAGAAGGGGGAGAACCTGAAGGTAGGCtccttgtgttgttgttgttgttgttgttgttgttctataTTCAGTAAGGCTACATCCTTGCAATAGAGGCTGCCTATTCCTTATCATTTTTTAATCTTCACTTGAAGACATACGGTAAAACGAACCTGTTTTGCTCTGTCACAATAAATTAAGTAGAGGAAGCCAAGTATTTTTAAACAAACTCGCTCACCCAGAGCAACACGTGTTCGCACAAAAAAAATACGTCGATaaccctcccacccacccacccacccacacacacacacacacacacacacacacacacacacacacacacacacacacacacacacacacacacacacacacacacacacacacacacacacacacacacacacacacacacacataaatacacacagaccTAACACTGAAACTATGACCAGTTGCTATGCAGCTGGGAAGCAGAGCCAGTCCTATCCCTGCATTTGTTCCACATTCCATCATAGGATCTGATTATTGCCATCGGAGCGCTATGTGACGCCAGCCTCACGTACAGTGGCGGCTTATTAAATGCCACTCGTCAATAGCCAGAGTATGAATCTGAACTATGAGCTAATGGCCGAGGAATCCACGGCGAGAGACTTCTCTAAAAGAGCAGCAGTAGTCAACGCCTAAATTAACTTAGTCGCCATGGCGACAGCGTTATCTTAAGCCGTCTCTATGGCTATGGCATGACCACCTCGGAACTTTTGTCACTAGACTCAATTCACTTGTAGTACAGAAAAGGCTATAATAATGTATGACATGTTTCCTtgatatgccccccccccccgcttttcTCCACAAAGAACAGAGCGAACACAGACGTTTTCTGGGAGAAGACCCATGGACAGGAGGCATGGATTCGAGGCCCCATGATGCGGATGATTCCACTCGCCGTTTCATTCGATTCCTGAGCTTGGATGATGACATAATGATgaagatgtacacacacacacactcccttacaAGGAATGTTTGCTGATTCCCAGGACATTGGTCTTCAGGGCCAGCAGGCTGAAGCCAAACGGGCAGTTTGGTTGAAATGAAGTGCTTCCGTTGTTGTCTTGTTTTTCCAAGACTCAGTGTGTGAAGATTTGACACAGACACGGCCCACCACCGATAGACTGGGAGCGAGGGAGTGATCCGTCGCGGAGCTGGGCTGCTGTATTCTACCAGTGCGTGGATGTCCCTGAAGAGAGAGTTATTTCTTAACAGGAACACTCTTAATTCATTTGGAGCGTTCATTTTAAATGAAATGGTTGTACTGTTTGCCACCATACGATATGTATTTATGCACAGACGTTACGCTGAGGCTTTTAATGGGTATGCATGCCACAATATTAGTATTCACCTCGTATCCAAtatttgctaaaaaaaaatacacaaaccaGTATTATAttctaataaaaatatatattatgaaaGCGTCACTTTTTCAGGCCTGGTTTTGATTGTTCTCGGGGTGGAGTCAATAAACACAGAGTAAACAtaaagacatagagagagatgaGCAAAATAggacggagagaggagagagcagttcACAAACCACTACAACGGCTCAGGTCTCGTTCAGCCTCCGACAATGAGCGACTGTGGCGTCAGGCAGTAAGAGAAAATGGCGGGCCTCATCTGGTTCCAATTATGGTTGTAACCTTGTTATTATGACTGCTGGAGGATAGGCAGAGTAAACACCGTGGACGGGGTGCTGTGCTGGAGTCAGGATGGCTGCTTGTGCTGTCTGATCTTCTCTGGGACTGTTTGGGGCTCTTAATGAAAAGCACCACGGGGCCCCAGGCATAAACACCCACCCACGTGCACGAGGTCAGCCCACTAATCCAATTAGTCAATTATGTTAGAACACATGCGTGGGcggtttgtgtgtctttttgtgttcaTGTATGAACTGTTGTATGTAAACAGAactgtgtgtatcagtgtgtgctgctgtctgtcagaatgtgtgtttgcgtgtgtgtgtgtgtgtgtctgtgtgtgcagtaataggtgtgtgtgtgtgtgtgtgtgtgtgtgtgttcatgtatgaATATTACCCTGTGCACGTGGGGTTTGTATGTAAAAACAGAAACTGTTGTGTGGTTgagtctgtgtgcttgtgtgtgtgtgtgttctgcagaaGGGGCAACTGGTAGAGAATAAAGAGTGGATTGTACAGACTTAGCTCCGGGAGCTGTGGAAAACCCCCGCTGGCCTGTGAGTCAGCACCGTAATGGGAGCTCTGGGCGTACAAAGGCCCAGACAACAGCTATTCCACCTCCAGAGGAAGGGGATCCACCACGCTTgggtttattatttttgttcc harbors:
- the phlda3 gene encoding pleckstrin homology-like domain family A member 3, coding for MSLPAKVIRDGLLEKRSSGLLQLWKKKRCVLTEDGLRLHKCRSAGSGSDAQTAAFGSKAKELRFERMATVDCVEYKRGLVYFTVVMAPGKEIDFRCPQEGTSWNAEIALALVRYKNLQAVQTGKNRHLSSSSSHIGDGEEL